The following are encoded in a window of Roseimaritima ulvae genomic DNA:
- a CDS encoding lipase family protein, with amino-acid sequence MARTHRSTRFRDLLLTAKMHARLAAAVYCGRDAVRDLASLCGGQDRFYETGYIRAAVLSFRDHAHITVCGSNDLHDWVQNLSARQHINVHAGFLNSALQLQKAFSASDLGRFLENRPVIIGGHSAGGAIANLLAECFGPQCVVTFGAPRVFSHQRSVVYASERWEEFRFVMPGDYVPHLPLRSFRKLYGGAKYAHSAGAIELRDDGTVGMERSPWKAVWENIIHGWLTIGGMRQSPQRHSIDRYKQAIFAACEKEQLR; translated from the coding sequence ATGGCTCGGACTCATCGCTCCACGCGTTTTCGCGATTTGTTATTAACCGCCAAGATGCATGCGCGTCTGGCAGCTGCTGTTTACTGCGGCCGCGACGCGGTACGGGATCTCGCCTCGCTTTGCGGAGGCCAGGATAGGTTTTATGAAACCGGGTACATCCGTGCGGCCGTGCTGTCGTTTCGTGACCATGCCCATATCACGGTATGTGGCAGCAATGACTTGCATGACTGGGTGCAAAACCTATCCGCCCGGCAACACATCAACGTCCACGCGGGATTTTTGAATTCCGCCCTGCAGTTGCAAAAGGCTTTTTCCGCCAGCGACTTGGGGCGTTTTCTGGAAAACCGTCCCGTGATTATTGGAGGGCATTCCGCAGGCGGTGCCATTGCAAACCTACTGGCCGAGTGCTTCGGACCGCAGTGTGTCGTCACCTTCGGTGCGCCTCGCGTGTTCTCTCACCAGCGATCCGTTGTGTACGCGTCAGAACGCTGGGAGGAGTTCCGGTTCGTGATGCCCGGTGACTACGTTCCGCATCTTCCCTTGCGTTCGTTTCGAAAGCTGTACGGCGGAGCAAAGTACGCTCACTCCGCCGGTGCAATTGAGCTCCGTGACGATGGGACCGTGGGCATGGAACGATCGCCTTGGAAGGCGGTTTGGGAAAACATTATCCACGGATGGTTAACCATTGGCGGCATGCGTCAGTCGCCACAACGTCACTCGATCGACCGTTACAAGCAAGCAATTTTTGCCGCGTGCGAAAAGGAGCAACTAAGGTGA